One genomic region from Bactrocera tryoni isolate S06 chromosome 3, CSIRO_BtryS06_freeze2, whole genome shotgun sequence encodes:
- the LOC120771628 gene encoding sideroflexin-1-3-like translates to MSALPKVDIDQPKFDQSTYIGRFKHFFLLTNPLNLLASSAELERSQRVVRNYRAGKDVTSDVSTLDELWHAKYIYDSAFHPETGEKSPLIGRMSAQMPMNTLITGCMLSFHKSTSAVVFWQWFNQTFNAIVNYTNRSGSSKLTTADLVKCYCLGTGGALGTALSLNRLTANMPPLIGRLVPFVAISAANCINVPMMRSHEIRNGVVLLNEQGREVGVSKRAAITGIALVVLSRIAMAIPGMTFTPVLIDKLDKPGKLLYRLPWLNPPLQTALCGLLLIFATPMGCALWPQKMNIKVEKLEDEVQADIKKKNPDLKVVWFNKGL, encoded by the coding sequence ATGTCCGCGCTGCCGAAAGTCGACATAGATCAGCCGAAATTCGATCAGAGCACGTATATTGGACGCTTCAAGCACTTCTTCTTGCTCACCAATCCGCTGAACTTGCTCGCTAGCAGCGCCGAATTAGAGCGTTCGCAACGCGTCGTCCGGAACTACCGCGCCGGCAAAGATGTAACGAGTGACGTAAGCACACTTGACGAACTGTGGCATGCTAAATACATATACGATTCAGCATTTCATCCGGAAACGGGCGAAAAGTCACCGCTCATTGGACGCATGTCGGCACAAATGCCCATGAACACACTCATTACGGGTTGTATGCTCTCTTTTCACAAGAGTACGAGCGCCGTTGTCTTCTGGCAGTGGTTCAATCAGACCTTTAATGCCATCGTGAATTATACCAATCGCTCGGGTTCTTCTAAGCTCACCACTGCCGATTTGGTTAAGTGCTATTGTTTAGGTACAGGTGGCGCCTTGGGCACCGCCTTGTCGCTCAATCGACTTACAGCGAATATGCCACCGCTTATCGGACGTCTGGTGCCGTTCGTGGCCATTTCGGCGGCGAATTGCATTAATGTGCCTATGATGCGTTCACACGAAATACGCAATGGTGTGGTGCTGCTGAATGAGCAGGGGCGTGAAGTGGGCGTGTCGAAGCGTGCCGCCATCACGGGTATTGCGTTGGTCGTGCTGAGTCGCATTGCTATGGCCATACCCGGTATGACCTTCACTCCGGTACTAATCGATAAGTTGGATAAGCCAGGCAAGTTACTCTATCGCTTGCCTTGGCTAAACCCACCGCTGCAAACGGCACTTTGTGGTCTGCTGCTGATATTTGCTACACCGATGGGTTGTGCGCTGTGGCCGCAGAAAATGAATATCAAAGTGGAAAAATTGGAGGACGAGGTACAGGCAGATATCAAAAAGAAGAATCCAGACTTGAAAGTGGTGTGGTTTAATAAAGGGCTGTGA